A stretch of Schistocerca americana isolate TAMUIC-IGC-003095 chromosome 3, iqSchAmer2.1, whole genome shotgun sequence DNA encodes these proteins:
- the LOC124606403 gene encoding translation initiation factor IF-2-like: MVLHAEIEAACLTLRESLSRNTNKKEAQHQDDRMAATAAQPSRDQATQTAWPKKMTISRAAQASLEGKGEAVERQDSSVQTKEFVNHQAELVDSERLDDASPRDVHQMSFLQSRELRRRKEEALNEQPRRQREEQEAERDRRREAAIARRERQRQHWQHGK; the protein is encoded by the coding sequence ATGGTTCTCCATGCGGAGATAGAGGCCGCCTGCCTCACTCTACGTGAATCCCTTAGCCGCAACACCAACAAGAAGGAAGCGCAGCACCAAGACGACAGgatggcagcaacagcagcacagCCCAGTCGCGACCAGGCCACACAAACGGCCTGGCCTAAGAAGATGACAATTAGTCGAGCCGCACAGGCCTCGTTAGAAGGCAAGGGAGAAGCAGTTGAACGACAGGACTCAAGCGTCCAAACCAAGGAGTTCGTCAACCACCAGGCGGAACTGGTGGACAGCGAACGCCTGGACGACGCCAGCCCAAGAGACGTGCACCAGATGAGCTTCCTGCAAAGCAGGGAGCTCAGAAGAAGAAAGGAGGAAGCCCTGAACGAGCAGCCCAGAAGACAGAGAGAGGAGCAAGAGGCAGAGCGTGACAGAAGACGCGAAGCCGCCATTGCCCGCCGTGAACGCCAGCGTCAACACTGGCAAcacggaaaataa